In Phlebotomus papatasi isolate M1 chromosome 1, Ppap_2.1, whole genome shotgun sequence, the following proteins share a genomic window:
- the LOC129805439 gene encoding band 7 protein AGAP004871-like isoform X2: protein MEIGCKRTDSGGVECYVDFSEGDNAGCVEVLATILSICLMVITLPFSLFFVFKVVAEYERAVIFRMGRLRSGGARGPGVFFVLPCIDEYCKVDLRTVSFDVPPQEVLTKDSVTVSVDAVVYYRISDPLKAVIQVANYSHSTRLLAATTLRNVLGTRNLSELLTEREAISHTMQVSLDEATDPWGVKVERVEIKDVSLPMQLQRAMAAEAEASREARAKVIAAEGEMKASRALKEASDIMSESPAALQLRYLQTLNTISSEKNSTIVFPLPLEVLNFFQAKTNQIMETR from the exons ATGGAAATTGGGTGCAAGAGAACAGACTCTGGCGGTGTTGAATGCTACGTGGATTTTT CCGAAGGAGACAATGCAGGATGTGTGGAAGTTCTTGCAACAATTCTCTCAATATGCCTCATGGTCATTACGTTACCCTTCTCCCTCTTCTTCGTCTTCAAAGTTGTGGCTGAg tatGAACGAGCTGTGATCTTCCGGATGGGTCGCTTGCGTTCTGGCGGAGCTCGTGGTCCGGGAGTCTTCTTCGTTCTGCCCTGCATCGATGAATACTGCAAAGTAGACTTGCGAACAGTGTCCTTTGACGTTCCTCCTCAGGAAGTACTTACAAAGGATTCTGTAACCGTTTCTGTGGACGCTGTAGTGTACTACCGAATCAGTGATCCTCTCAAAGCTGTCATCCAAGTGGCCAATTACAGTCACTCCACGCGACTCCTAGCTGCTACGACACTACGCAATGTTTTGGGCACGAGAAATCTTTCTGAGTTGCTGACGGAACGCGAAGCCATCTCACACACCATGCAAGTATCTTTGGACGAAGCCACGGATCCATGGGGCGTAAAGGTGGAACGTGTGGAGATCAAGGATGTGTCTCTGCCAATGCAACTGCAGAGAGCGATGGCAGCTGAAGCAGAAGCATCACGTGAAGCTCGAGCTAAGGTTATTGCTGCTGAGGGAGAAATGAAGGCCTCAAGAGCTCTCAAGGAGGCCTCTGATATCATGTCTGAGAGTCCAGCTGCTCTGCAAttgcgctaccttcagacactcaATACCATCAGCTCGGAGAAGAACTCTACAATTGTCTTCCCACTGCCACTGGAAGTGCTCAATTTCTTCCAGGCCAAAACTAATCAAATAATGGAGACAAGATAG
- the LOC129805299 gene encoding uncharacterized protein LOC129805299 → MACILSPNNKRRRESDNFGSLSSHHVFPDMETKSIADLLTQRVMENPYEVVRKPPKKKKKDEPLACFDNEALNLNTPEKQFNPFEVKRSECEMPVQAVSYVNLGLNLKAPESASVKNPFEIVRSGDEESPRDPQEGIENPAMDLPCPLAIAVPFTPSVNRRIAFHDAKTPPNSMTPSEMLSKTLRFTPETTNATPRRSLRKNLSTISEEALNIDDELDCYQLELENSINEAKSVNRKYFSDLRKGVVKKEAVKVHHLSTEPDVVYEGDENSEENPSTEDDFAFRNPQPFQRAYRRPGQLVSTKGSTKESTDTKSSIRRSIRKLASIAKIPKKSTDENQENPSEENPVKSERVTGNKLMASIRQSLRRKRKIPQEQQIIQQEILNSTIIENDNRRVFREIQEPANPFGRRNSLRRSTRQVLKNVFKKNVEGYELGIATN, encoded by the coding sequence ATGGCATGCATTCTGAGTCCAAACAACAAACGTCGTCGGGAGTCTGATAATTTTGGATCTCTATCTTCTCATCACGTCTTCCCGGATATGGAGACAAAATCTATTGCTGATCTACTTACTCAGAGAGTCATGGAAAATCCCTATGAAGTAGTGAGGAAGCCTcccaagaagaagaaaaaagatgAGCCACTTGCTTGTTTTGACAATGAAGCTCTCAATCTCAATACTCCTGAAAAGCAATTTAATCCCTTCGAGGTCAAGCGATCGGAGTGCGAAATGCCTGTCCAGGCAGTTTCCTACGTGAATCTGGGATTGAATTTGAAAGCTCCTGAGAGCGCAAGTGTGAAGAATCCATTTGAAATTGTTCGCTCTGGTGATGAAGAGTCTCCCCGGGATCCCCAAGAGGGCATAGAAAATCCAGCAATGGACTTACCCTGTCCTCTGGCCATTGCAGTCCCATTCACACCATCTGTGAACCGTCGAATTGCTTTCCATGACGCTAAAACACCTCCAAACTCAATGACTCCCTCAGAGATGCTGTCCAAGACTCTCAGATTCACTCCAGAAACTACCAATGCAACTCCTAGACGTTCTCTACGGAAGAACCTCTCAACAATCAGTGAAGAAGCCCTAAATATTGACGATGAGCTGGATTGTTATCAGCTGGAGTTGGAGAATAGCATAAATGAAGCAAAATCTGTGAACAGGAAATACTTTTCGGATCTCCGGAAGGGCGTTGTTAAGAAAGAAGCTGTAAAGGTGCATCATTTATCCACTGAGCCTGACGTTGTCTATGAGGGAGATGAAAATTCAGAGGAAAATCCTTCGACTGAGGATGATTTCGCCTTCCGAAATCCTCAACCCTTCCAGCGAGCCTATCGACGTCCTGGGCAACTGGTGTCCACAAAAGGCAGCACTAAAGAATCCACAGATACCAAAAGTTCAATCAGACGCAGCATCCGAAAACTTGCCAGTATTGCAAAGATACCAAAGAAATCCACAGATGAGAATCAGGAAAATCCCAGTGAAGAAAACCCTGTGAAGTCCGAAAGGGTCACCGGCAACAAGCTGATGGCCTCCATTCGGCAAAGTCTCAGACGGAAGCGCAAAATTCCGCAGGAGCAACAAATTATCCAGCAAGAAATACTAAATTCCACGATAATTGAAAACGACAACCGGAGAGTTTTCAGGGAAATTCAAGAGCCCGCAAATCCTTTCGGCAGACGGAACAGCTTGAGACGCTCAACCAGGCAAGtcctaaaaaatgttttcaagaaGAATGTGGAAGGATACGAGCTGGGCATTGCCACTAATTGA